A window from Pichia kudriavzevii chromosome 5, complete sequence encodes these proteins:
- a CDS encoding uncharacterized protein (PKUD0E03450; similar to Saccharomyces cerevisiae YBR112C (CYC8); ancestral locus Anc_3.367) has protein sequence MASYDKKFIQQCAATWIAIGTCADTIGQVEKAVEAFSTALRYSPNNAKALTHLAHVYRTRDAYAEAADLYRRALALDQHNGETWGLLGHCYLMLDDLQSAYTAYQQALLNLQNLSVPKLWHGIGILYDRYGSLEYAEEAFVRVLEMDPNFEKANEVYFRLGIIYKLQGKLQKALECFQYILNVPPAPLTQTDVWFQIGTVLEQNRDFNGAKEAYERVLQASPNHSKVLQQLGGVYSQPEAPFYDLDIALQLLGQSIELNNTDAHSWYYLGRVYMSKQDYSNAYEAFQHAVNLDSRNPTFWCSIGVLYYKISQFKDALDAYTRAIRLNPYLSEVWYDLGTLYETCNNQIGDALDAYRRAASLDPENPHIAERLMQLSKYEKEGGALPPPIQNQHQLTMPSYQMIQQQQQQQQQAQQAQQAQQAQQAQQAQQQAQQAQQAQQQVQQAQQAQQQAQQAQQQQIQQTQLNQASQPTEPSQQFQQPNNPVMLQPLVHQPPQIVQPVQTQQSTSSYSVMPPVPHTTDSLHADGKNDKKQKKAKKQVGEVAKVGESTSTNSESSKTSEVGSKEIKHDTKTEEDAAEVSGQSKNASLVPPSEIKEEKKTDPKPESVAESPQSKNQDNGAEKRPLENSQPETEEKRQKVSPTLTPTSNLNSEPSSEGKGEVDVVEQTQQGTPQQEPEKKQEQQEQRKDVAKTHEAFVQVEKKTIDLKPMDVEEVKELKDIVHNEVEDEEVKNTAKLVAEPTTESKVREIDEDENYDD, from the coding sequence ATGGCTTCATATGACAAAAAATTTATTCAGCAATGTGCCGCCACATGGATCGCCATTGGTACTTGTGCAGACACTATTGGACAGGTGGAAAAGGCCGTAGAGGCCTTTTCCACTGCCCTACGTTATTCCCCCAATAACGCAAAGGCCTTAACTCATTTGGCCCATGTCTATCGTACCCGAGACGCCTATGCCGAGGCTGCCGATTTGTATCGAAGAGCCTTGGCTTTGGACCAACATAACGGTGAAACATGGGGGCTCTTAGGCCACTGTTACTTGATGTTGGACGACCTACAGTCGGCATATACCGCATACCAACAGGCcttgttgaatttgcaaAACTTGAGTGTTCCTAAACTATGGCACGGAATTGGTATCTTATATGATAGGTACGGCTCTTTAGAATATGCCGAGGAGGCATTTGTGCGTGTCTTGGAGATGGATCCAAATTTCGAGAAAGCCAACGAAGTTTACTTTAGATTGGGTATAATTTACAAACTTCAGGGGAAACTACAAAAGGCTTTGGAATGTTTCCAATACATCCTCAATGTTCCTCCTGCTCCATTAACCCAGACTGATGTATGGTTCCAAATAGGTACTGTCTTGGAACAGAACAGAGATTTTAATGGCGCAAAGGAAGCATATGAGAGGGTCTTGCAGGCTAGTCCAAACCATTCTAAAGTCTTACAACAATTGGGTGGTGTCTATTCTCAGCCTGAAGCACCCTTCTATGATTTGGATATCGCCTTACAACTGTTGGGCCAGTCCATTGAATTGAACAATACTGACGCCCATTCTTGGTATTATCTAGGTAGAGTCTATATGTCAAAGCAAGACTATTCAAATGCTTATGAAGCCTTCCAACATGCCGTTAACTTGGACTCGAGAAACCCCACCTTTTGGTGCTCTATTGGTGTTCTCTATTACAAGATCTCCCAATTCAAAGATGCCTTGGATGCTTATACAAGGGCAATTAGGTTGAATCCTTACCTGTCGGAGGTGTGGTACGATTTAGGTACTCTCTATGAAACCTGTAACAACCAAATAGGTGATGCTCTAGATGCTTATAGGAGAGCAGCCTCCTTGGATCCTGAAAACCCTCATATTGCTGAACGGTTGATGCAGTTGTCCAAGTATGAGAAAGAAGGCGGTGCTTTACCTCCACCAATCCAAAACCAGCACCAGCTAACTATGCCTTCCTATCAAATGattcaacagcaacaacaacagcaacagcaggCTCAACAGGCTCAACAGGCTCAACAGGCTCAACAGGCTCAACAAGCTCAACAACAGGCTCAACAGGCTCAACAGGCTCAACAACAGGTACAACAGGCTCAACAGGCTCAACAACAGGCTCAACAGgctcaacaacaacaaattcaacaaactcAGCTTAATCAAGCTAGTCAACCAACCGAGCCATCTCAACAGTTCCAGCAACCAAACAACCCAGTGATGTTACAACCTTTAGTCCACCAGCCTCCTCAAATAGTCCAACCTGTTCAAACGCAACAGTCTACATCGTCGTATTCTGTTATGCCACCTGTTCCTCACACCACAGATTCATTACATGCAGATGGcaaaaatgataaaaagcaaaagaaagcTAAAAAGCAAGTAGGAGAAGTTGCAAAGGTAGGCGAGAGCACATCAACTAATTCTGAAAGCTCGAAAACTTCTGAAGTTGGATCCAAAGAGATCAAGCATGACACAAAAACCGAAGAAGATGCTGCTGAAGTCAGTGGTCAATCAAAGAATGCATCTTTGGTTCCCCCTTCAGAGatcaaagaggaaaagaaaacggATCCAAAACCTGAAAGTGTCGCTGAATCGCCTCAATCTAAAAATCAGGATAATGGTGCCGAAAAGAGACCTTTGGAGAACTCCCAACCCGAAACTGAAGAAAAGCGGCAAAAGGTATCGCCAACTTTGACGCCAACCTCCAATCTAAATTCGGAACCTTCATCTGAAGGGAAGGGAGAAGTGGATGTGGTTGAGCAAACGCAGCAAGGAACGCCGCAACAAGAACCAGAAAAGAAGCAGgaacaacaagaacaaagGAAAGATGTCGCAAAAACTCATGAAGCTTTTGTTcaagttgagaaaaaaaccatTGATTTGAAGCCAatggatgttgaagaagttaaGGAACTAAAAGATATAGTTCATAATGAAGTCGAAGACGAGGAGGTTAAAAATACAGCTAAGCTTGTTGCAGAACCTACGACCGAGTCAAAAGttagagaaattgatgaagatgaaaactACGACGACTGA
- a CDS encoding uncharacterized protein (PKUD0E03460; similar to Saccharomyces cerevisiae YBR111W-A (SUS1); ancestral locus Anc_3.366): MSDLYEKIQGELVSSGKYKEIYNLLETELRNSGWYDNFLNLTIDTVEGTPDSDLQFGKLVNMLQDKGIESVPDEVKVKVLQKIAQFLDDVVE; encoded by the coding sequence ATGTCTGATTTATATGAGAAGATACAAGGTGAGTTGGTGAGTTCGGGGAAATACAAGGAAATCTACAATCTCCTGGAGACAGAACTACGAAATTCCGGATGGTATGATAATTTTCTAAACCTAACTATTGATACCGTGGAAGGCACCCCTGATAGTGATTTACAGTTTGGGAAGCTGGTCAACATGCTACAGGACAAGGGAATAGAAAGTGTACCCGATGAGGTAAAGGTGAAGGTATTACAGAAAATTGCGCAGTTTTTGgatgatgttgttgaatga
- a CDS encoding uncharacterized protein (PKUD0E03470; similar to Saccharomyces cerevisiae YBR111C (YSA1); ancestral locus Anc_3.365), whose translation MLRYLRCCVRTMSNTREQYKDAAKLLDPASTVAKITKRTKLENENAKFVNLEKLEYVSPLGKQGVWEIATRTTKPKGSLVDAVIIVPILKYPNGDKKLVFVRQFRPPCNGVVVEFPAGLVDPNDSIETCALRELKEETGYVGVIRKKTGVVWSDPGLVDANCSMVWVDVDMSLKENKTPVPHWMDNECIEVVDVPLNELEGKIDEWTKQGYLIDGRVQTLVIGMAMANE comes from the coding sequence ATGTTGCGGTATCTTCGTTGTTGCGTTCGTACAATGTCAAACACCAGAGAACAATACAAGGACGCAGCTAAACTGTTGGATCCTGCATCTACAGTTGCCAAGATTACAAAACGTACAAAActagaaaatgaaaatgcaaagtTTGTCAATTTAGAGAAATTGGAATACGTCTCACCATTAGGGAAACAAGGAGTTTGGGAAATCGCCACACGTACTACCAAGCCAAAGGGTTCACTGGTGGATGCAGTCATTATTGTTCCGATTTTGAAATACCCAAATGGAGATAAGAAGCTGGTATTTGTTAGGCAATTCAGACCTCCTTGTAATGGTGTTGTCGTTGAATTTCCTGCTGGCTTGGTTGATCCGAACGACAGCATCGAAACATGTGCTCTTCGGGAATTAAAGGAGGAGACAGGCTATGTTGGTGTAattagaaagaaaactgGTGTTGTTTGGAGTGACCCTGGGCTGGTTGATGCTAATTGCTCAATGGTATGGGTTGATGTTGACATGagtttgaaagaaaacaaaactcCTGTTCCGCATTGGATGGACAATGAATGTATTGAGGTTGTCGATGTACCTCTGAATGAATTAGAAGGAAAGATTGATGAATGGACCAAACAAGGCTATCTCATCGATGGTAGGGTTCAAACCTTGGTTATTGGCATGGCTATGGCTAATGAATGA
- a CDS encoding uncharacterized protein (PKUD0E03480; similar to Saccharomyces cerevisiae YMR069W (NAT4); ancestral locus Anc_2.532), giving the protein MEEARILLDTLQKSIISWDRLREFQIEVMEVSDLEASEQDNCIELLDHNLGALYTKTQGPRWRLHKKEEMLEEGLVYLLIKDLELGKLLGFLSFKIVHDDDMDLHLLYLYEIQFTEVLRNKGLGTFFLCKLEEIVKKINGSGKIKKLWYKRDSEYYDGLDDPELELTGIGLTVFGENENARRLYERLGFALHSTSPQPKKLRNGKIVYPEYMTLEKKIH; this is encoded by the coding sequence ATGGAGGAAGCTCGGATCTTGCTCGATACTCTTCAAAAGAGCATCATATCATGGGACCGATTGAGGGAATTCCAAATCGAAGTTATGGAGGTGTCAGACTTGGAAGCGTCAGAACAAGACAATTGCATTGAATTGCTAGATCATAACTTGGGAGCACTATACACAAAAACACAAGGGCCTAGATGGAGGCTCCataaaaaggaagaaatgTTAGAAGAAGGCCTTGTATATTTACTAATTAAAGATCTTGAATTGGGCAAACTCTTAGGATTCTTATCCTTCAAAATTGTACACGACGACGATATGGATTTGCATTTATTATACCTCTATGAGATCCAGTTCACAGAAGTCTTGAGGAATAAGGGACTAGGCACTTTCTTTCTCTGCAAGCTAGAGGAGATTGTGAAGAAGATCAATGGATCAggaaaaatcaagaaactGTGGTATAAAAGAGATTCAGAATACTATGATGGTTTGGACGATCCGGAATTAGAACTTACAGGTATTGGGTTGACAGTATTCGGCGAGAACGAAAATGCCAGGAGGCTATACGAAAGGCTAGGATTCGCTCTGCATTCCACAAGTCCACAGCCCAAGAAGTTACGCAATGGCAAAATCGTTTATCCGGAATACATGACActggaaaagaaaattcattga
- a CDS encoding uncharacterized protein (PKUD0E03490; similar to Saccharomyces cerevisiae YGL159W; ancestral locus Anc_1.381) — MLVVNESVVTSLFANLTRAGVKQYQDTLLRALQEYEKHPEIIPPRIVTSTEQCVHLFMASTGTHVGMKAITGSKEGFKGITTILDKDNGYPLGIINGATLTAFRTALCNTLPLVKYYPLEHTYENETLVVFGVGDQAVWHVRLSLILYPGRFSKVVVSNRTVSKAVKLCELFGHEYPNVEFLPYGLSTGEDDDPLLKEFEKTTVVFTCIPTSKPTVTRKLVQNCKGHCFIGAIGSYKPHMTEIEGAVLHDLVLNKGGKIVVDSVEHCLHEAGELIINDIKESDLVDIPSLYTSQFDDASFKESEVVVSKLVGLCIMDVWVGNQCLEEARKAGKGIEIDDF, encoded by the coding sequence ATGTTAGTCGTCAACGAAAGCGTGGTCACGTCGCTATTTGCCAACCTCACTCGTGCAGGTGTAAAGCAATACCAGGACACCCTGCTAAGAGCATTGCAAGAGTATGAAAAACATCCAGAGATTATTCCACCAAGAATCGTTACAAGCACCGAACAATGTGTGCATTTATTCATGGCTTCAACAGGAACACACGTGGGTATGAAGGCCATAACCGGGTCTAAGGAAGGTTTTAAAGGCATCACTACAATTCTAGATAAGGACAATGGATACCCACTGGGCATCATCAACGGCGCCACATTGACAGCCTTTAGGACTGCGCTGTGTAACACACTGCCGCTTGTCAAGTACTATCCTCTCGAACATACCTATGAGAATGAAACATTGGTTGTCTTTGGGGTTGGTGATCAAGCCGTCTGGCATGTCAGGCTGTCGTTGATTTTATATCCAGGAAGGTTTTCCAAAGTCGTTGTCTCAAACCGGACAGTATCCAAGGCCGTCAAGCTTTGTGAATTGTTCGGCCATGAATACCCCAATGTCGAATTTTTACCTTATGGACTATCTACAGGAGAAGACGATGACCCTCTATTAAAAGAATTTGAGAAGACCACCGTTGTTTTCACCTGTATTCCGACGTCTAAGCCAACTGTGACAAGGAAACTCGTGCAAAATTGTAAGGGACATTGTTTCATCGGTGCCATTGGCTCGTATAAACCGCACATGACCGAAATTGAGGGTGCTGTTCTGCATGACTTGGTTCTAAACAAAGGCGGCAAGATCGTCGTTGATTCGGTGGAGCACTGTCTACATGAAGCGGGGGAACTAATCATTAATGATATTAAAGAGTCAGATCTAGTGGACATCCCAAGTTTGTACACTTCACAGTTTGATGACGCTTCGTTCAAAGAGTCCGAAGTTGTTGTTAGTAAACTAGTGGGACTATGTATCATGGATGTATGGGTTGGAAACCAGTGCCTCGAGGAAGCCAGAAAAGCAGGTAAAGGGATTGAAATTGACGATTTTTAG
- a CDS encoding uncharacterized protein (PKUD0E03500; similar to Saccharomyces cerevisiae YMR282C (AEP2); ancestral locus Anc_8.847) yields MLRGYKVASSHVRGVAFFVPSNRINEYSKRELQENATIELFEDNYKKLKHYYEDRFPDIKFKNVKTQKTPFAKFSFKPNDDTVVAALDSVNIDFFQNINEKIPVADDVLAERDFRKMVKLALYNTKVPKLYNLLKCNLSRISTLKDELTPSDVSVIIRRLISYHDMVSKSAKFMTKNRKYLYEDNESYVTRLNEISDSLYTQNTLIFNACARAFDLSISDYEEIVMFHYRNGKIPKTVEIIAGLEKKAQEVDSKLYLSNKLWFCKLDILSKTSNQFWKIYGEKLFRNEKKVGLKNNYLYPHHGHNFQILLQRYEHDKSINNLPDDADIINVIIKGLGKHCDIPSLDKLIESYWGIKIDRISERGVYLMEHFNIRKNVNALIWPNEKIITSILLSYATNGDVATGIMVNNMILEKYNDKRILNSLNTIKYWEFVLRCVGLYGDATEKNIARLLNETEIIDDHGNSLLEIKYRFFDIVSNMSERFVRFPTREMFQLKIRYSSSHEILNGLPIAYKQLNNDGYNHSRLNYRANQHTLYKYVEECCKELGNRGLFLDAKSIIEKYITSKQETKSLKDMLGEMQEIYARKRVKEDERKRRVEDEDDDFQLW; encoded by the coding sequence ATGTTGAGAGGATACAAAGTTGCGTCTTCTCATGTACGGGGGGTTGCCTTTTTTGTACCGTCAAATAGAATCAATGAATATTCCAAACGTGAATTGCAGGAGAATGCAACAATtgaattatttgaagataacTATAAAAAGCTTAAACATTACTACGAGGATAGATTCCCggatatcaaattcaaaaatgtgAAAACTCAGAAAACACCATTTGCCAAATTTTCGTTCAAGCCAAATGATGATACTGTTGTGGCAGCCTTAGATTCGGTTaacattgatttcttccaaaatattaatgaaaaaatacCAGTTGCTGATGACGTATTGGCTGAGAGAGATTTCCGGAAAATGGTGAAACTTGCACTTTACAACACTAAGGTTCCTAAGCTTTATAACCTCTTGAAGTGTAACTTGTCTCGTATCTCCACCTTAAAAGACGAACTGACACCAAGTGATGTCTCGGTAATCATCAGGCGACTAATATCATACCATGATATGGTGTCTAAAAGTGCTAAATTTATGACGAAAAATAGAAAGTACCTCTATGAAGACAATGAGAGTTACGTCACTCGCTTGAATGAGATATCTGATTCGCTTTACACTCAAAATACCTTGATTTTCAATGCCTGTGCTAGAGCTTttgatttatcaatttcGGACTATGAAGAAATCGTCATGTTTCATTACAGGAATGGGAAGATTCCGAAAACAGTAGAGATAATTGCTGGACTAGAGAAAAAAGCCCAAGAGGTGGATTCCAAACTGTACCTTTCGAATAAGTTATGGTTTTGCAAGTTGGATATACTCTCAAAGACGAGTAACcaattttggaagatttATGGTGAAAAACTCTTTCGAAATGAGAAGAAGGTCGGGTTGAAAAATAATTACTTGTATCCACACCATGGGCataatttccaaattttgcTGCAAAGGTATGAACATGacaaatcaataaataatTTACCTGACGATGCCGATATCATAAACGTGATTATCAAAGGTTTAGGTAAACATTGTGACATTCCTTCGCTTGATAAGTTGATTGAATCGTATTGGGGTATTAAAATTGATAGGATTTCGGAAAGGGGTGTTTATTTGATGGAACATTTCAATATCAGAAAAAACGTTAATGCCCTGATTTGgccaaatgaaaaaataataacgAGCATACTGCTATCATATGCAACAAATGGCGACGTTGCTACAGGTATCATGGTTAACAATATGATTTTGGAAAAGTACAACGACAAGAGGATACTAAATTCTTTAAACACAATAAAATATTGGGAATTTGTACTGCGGTGCGTCGGCTTGTATGGTGATGCAACAGAGAAGAACATTGCTAGATTACTGAATGAGACAGAAATCATCGATGATCATGGCAATTCTTTACTTGAAATTAAGTACAGGTTTTTCGATATTGTATCGAACATGAGTGAAAGATTCGTAAGGTTTCCAACCAGAGAAATGTTTCAACTGAAAATCAGATATTCGAGTTCTcatgaaattttgaatggaTTACCTATTGCCTATAAGCAGCTAAATAACGATGGTTACAACCATTCTAGATTAAACTATCGTGCCAATCAACATACTCTCTACAAATATGTCGAAGAATGTTGTAAAGAGCTTGGTAATAGAGGACTTTTCCTCGATGCTAAATCgataattgaaaaatacataacatccaaacaagaaacaaagtCATTGAAGGATATGCTAGGTGAGATGCAAGAGATTTACGCACGAAAAAGAGTAAAAGAAGACGAGCGCAAACGACGggttgaagatgaagatgatgacTTCCAACTATGGTAA
- a CDS encoding uncharacterized protein (PKUD0E03510; similar to Saccharomyces cerevisiae YMR281W (GPI12); ancestral locus Anc_8.846) codes for MGLLKLSYFVTLTFLAWVGLTTILPNFCNTDPSKSKLLNYDGYLQSAYYNSINTPAIVENNLVNSHIVLITAHPDDESMFFTPSLTELSKGNYNNKIHLICLSNGGYEGLGNIRERELHNAAKLLSIETVRVLDFKDDLKVYWDTDEIKESIDEELRSLKKQYGIKSKREIVFLTFDEDGVSGHPNHMSIHKAAKEYAQAKHIRAYYLKSWNLFVKYSNLFITSIELACRWLTKSETIRAKLAKYNIDLSQILLLGENHSQSIRIYSDLNSLFLNFSTMTWSHYSQIVWFRWIWIFSSKYMNSNELVPM; via the coding sequence ATGGGACTACTAAAGTTGTCTTATTTTGTGACCCTAACGTTTTTGGCCTGGGTGGGCCTGACAACGATTCTTCCGAACTTTTGCAATACAGACCCATCTAAAAGCAAGCTTCTAAATTACGATGGCTATTTACAATCTGCATACTACAACAGCATCAATACCCCGGCAATAGTGGAGAACAACCTGGTGAACTCACACATCGTGTTGATCACTGCGCATCCAGATGACGAGTCAATGTTCTTTACCCCCTCCTTAACCGAGTTATCAAAGGGGAACTATAATAACAAAATTCATCTGATTTGTCTTTCAAATGGCGGATACGAAGGCCTGGGGAACATCAGAGAACGTGAATTGCACAACGCAGCCAAGCTATTGTCCATTGAGACAGTGAGAGTTTTAGATTTCAAGGATGACTTGAAAGTATATTGGGATACAGATGAGATAAAGGAATCCATCGATGAAGAGCTGCGATCATTAAAGAAACAATATGgcatcaaatccaaaagggaaattgtttttttgacatttgatgaagacgGGGTCTCTGGCCATCCAAACCATATGTCTATTCATAAGGCCGCCAAGGAATATGCACAGGCAAAACACATTAGAGCTTATTATCTAAAATCTTGGAATCTATTTGTCAAGTATtccaatcttttcatcacCAGTATCGAACTTGCTTGTAGATGGTTAACAAAGTCTGAAACAATAAGGGCAAAACTAGCAAAGTATAATATTGATCTCAGTCAGATCCTGCTATTAGGAGAAAATCATTCTCAATCTATCAGGATATATAGTGATTTGAATTCactatttttaaatttttcaacaatgacATGGTCTCATTACTCTCAAATAGTTTGGTTCAGATGGATTTGGATCTTTTCCAGTAAATACATGAACTCAAACGAACTCGTGCCTATGTGA
- a CDS encoding uncharacterized protein (PKUD0E03520), which produces MTVALSGSSRRFCVGTVSKIACPIRGKRYNSSAQYEDPEDVKKREDLYKRLTGKPLDDIETKKIYETPLVSTVAFRNPEVLSSPFVCLDENIALRSIFTELLNKTELDKYDYFMKINTDTSATHQDRLDAVINWRHKFKKSFKSIPVNINESNLILNSNFIEFFDRVTANMHDFDITRSVSQLQEEFYKLSYTDTFILHLKYVPKLSEDKRGVFINQLDKYLQESILHFHDSSLEQICLELLKLKEVQLITNIINSYDTTTHSRFYDNISPHFLHQYLEGLITQNDVQTASQVLNYLSDNEYIIPSDTLTQYFKLVHTVVTNVQAPKNKKEMLFNLLTKSTSCMLLQDGMLNEEIVFYITDFIRINILHIFVKYLQLSPNYKELNSIPDIIIQRISSSSPFHRKSDQKKAIFTTNLLNSLNFESKEISDACKKNIIRIYAEAHSPLAVLNWSKQLEIPLSTVERDSFVKILSVPSGSDNVTSSFDISDKL; this is translated from the coding sequence ATGACTGTAGCTCTGAGTGGCTCTAGTCGGAGGTTCTGTGTTGGGACAGTTAGTAAGATTGCATGCCCCATACGTGGAAAAAGGTACAATTCTTCTGCACAATACGAAGACCCAGAGGATGtcaagaaaagagaagacCTTTACAAACGTTTGACTGGTAAACCTCTAGATGATATCGAAACCAAAAAGATTTATGAGACACCACTTGTATCTACTGTTGCGTTCAGAAACCCGGAGGTGTTGAGCTCACCGTTTGTTTGCTTGGATGAAAATATAGCTCTACGAAGCATTTTCACCGAGCTGTTAAATAAGACTGAACTGGATAAGTATGATTATTTCATGAAAATCAACACGGACACAAGCGCCACTCACCAAGACAGGCTAGATGCGGTAATCAACTGGAGGCATAAATTTAAAAAGAGCTTCAAGTCTATTCCTGTTAACATTAACGAATCCAATCTAATACTTAATTCGAACTTTATTGAATTCTTCGACAGAGTAACGGCAAATATGCATGATTTCGACATTACACGGTCAGTGTCTCAATTGCAGGAGGAATTCTACAAGCTCTCCTATACTGATACCTTCATATTACACCTCAAATACGTTCCAAAACTAAGCGAGGATAAAAGAGGAGTTTTTATAAACCAACTGGATAAATATCTGCAAGAAAGTATCCTGCATTTCCATGATTCGTCGTTGGAGCAAATATGCCtagaattgttgaaactAAAAGAGGTTCAACTTATCAcaaatataataaattCTTATGACACCACAACACATTCACGTTTCTATGATAATATTTCTCCTCATTTTTTGCATCAATATCTTGAAGGTCTAATTACCCAAAACGATGTTCAAACTGCTAGTCAAGTACTGAATTACTTATCGGATAACGAATATATAATACCTAGTGATACTTTAACTCAATATTTCAAGTTGGTGCATACTGTTGTGACCAATGTTCAAGCACCTAAGAATAAGAAGGAAATGTTATTCAATCTTTTAACTAAATCCACAAGCTGTATGTTGCTCCAAGATGGAATGTTGAATGAGGAGATCGTATTTTACATTACTGATTTTATTCGTATAAATATCCTCCACATTTTTGTCAAGTACTTGCAGTTGAGTCCGAACTATAAAGAGTTGAATAGTATTCCTGATATCAtaattcaaagaatcagTTCCTCGTCCCCGTTCCATAGAAAATCGGATCAAAAGAAGGCTATATTCACAACCAATTTGCTTAATAGCTTAAACTTTGAGAGTAAAGAGATATCAGACGCctgtaaaaaaaacataataAGGATATATGCAGAAGCACACTCCCCATTGGCTGTGTTGAATTGGTCAAAACAACTAGAGATTCCACTTTCTACGGTAGAGAGAGACAGCTTTGTCAAAATTCTCTCTGTTCCTAGTGGTTCTGACAATGTGACGAGCAGCTTTGACATTTCAGACAAGCTATAG
- a CDS encoding uncharacterized protein (PKUD0E03530; similar to Saccharomyces cerevisiae YKL207W (EMC3); ancestral locus Anc_1.524), whose amino-acid sequence MSEVHITLDPQIKTHVLLPITIVMLLVHLLRQLSNVFLKPKQQLQTRGKVRESQHLQRLTMIGQNRNTVLCRSEWDSRKLQINDLYNKPTSLNKILEKPSTTKENKSGTSEFSNPFEQSGMNDTIMQGLKTNIINYLPQPVLMFYMSYLFRGYIALKLPFKLTSNFKPMFQSSIMTPDLDVSYVTGISWYFANLLGVESLGNLVSYVFGMKRLLSSPEDDLLENVSLLLGSGGLNQIQVAGLGTPKAVDTFKKNIDAIRMANYDPCIDNVQKRVVDSFK is encoded by the coding sequence ATGTCGGAAGTTCACATAACGTTGGATCCACAAATCAAAACACATGTGCTTTTACCCATTACAATTGTGATGTTATTGGTGCATTTATTAAGACAGTTATCAAACGTCTTCTTGAAACCCAAGCAGCAACTGCAAACTCGTGGGAAGGTTAGAGAATCTCAGCATTTGCAAAGACTCACAATGATAGGTCAAAACAGAAATACTGTACTATGTAGATCTGAATGGGATTCAAGGAAATTGcaaatcaatgatttgtACAATAAGCCAACTTCCTTAAACAAGATATTGGAGAAGCCATCTACCACTAAGGAAAACAAGAGTGGAACTTCAGAATTCTCTAACCCATTCGAGCAAAGTGGAATGAATGATACCATTATGCAAGGTTTAAAGACTAATATAATTAACTACTTACCACAACCTGTATTAATGTTTTATATGTCATATTTGTTCCGTGGGTATATTGCATTAAAGTTGCCGTTCAAATTGACGTCTAATTTCAAACCAATGTTTCAATCCTCTATTATGACACCAGACCTAGATGTTTCCTATGTTACTGGTATTAGTTGGTATTTTGCCAATTTGCTAGGTGTTGAAAGTTTGGGTAATTTAGTGTCCTATGTTTTTGGGATGAAGAGATTGTTATCATCGCCAGAAGATGATCTTTTAGAGAACGTGTCGTTACTTTTAGGCTCTGGAGGATTAAATCAAATCCAGGTAGCTGGTTTAGGAACACCTAAGGCGGTGGATAcgttcaaaaaaaatatagatgCAATTCGGATGGCCAACTACGACCCCTGTATTGATAACGTTCAAAAAAGAGTAGTTGATAGTTTTAAATGA